The Quercus lobata isolate SW786 chromosome 9, ValleyOak3.0 Primary Assembly, whole genome shotgun sequence region GAAATTGCATAGATAAGCACTAAAAAGCAACAATTCTACCTGCTTCTCACAACCTACATACCTACAACCTCAGCCAAGCCAAAGAGCACATCACTTCATTATTGTGCAATGACCTAGCCATATAACCAACAAATATTGTCTCAAACTTAAATACAAGCCAAAACTGACAATCAAATTACAAAACCAACATGATAGATAGTAGCTTACCTGCTGAACTAGAGCCACCGTAGGGGCGAGGATGACACATATGCCCTTATGGGGCTTCCTTATCAAGTGACCCAGCTCATGTATAAGCAGTACAACAATGTGGTCGTACCACAACCTAtctccaaataaacaaaaatattctcCTCCAAAGCTTTCTGGCATAGCTCCAACTGGTACCTtcaaaaaacatatatacaaaACAACATAAACCACAATAAGGTCCTATTTTCTTggaaaaatacattttatttaaaggaAAGGAATTGCCAGCAAAGCCaaaaaatatgtgtgtgtgtgtgtgttttgaagggaaaccaaaaaattaagaactcAAGAAATAAGTCGGGAACCGCTATTTCAGCCTATATGATTCAAAAGCTTTTTACCCTTTTCACTTTAATCAACCTCAAGTTTCCTTGTAGCCACAGAAATTGCACCAAACCTAGTTCCACTCCATCATCATCAGCATCAACACCACAGACACTCAAAGACAGTGTAGTGGTCGTTGTAGTAAGATCAACTGTGCCATTCAGCGTTGCGTAGCCTCTTTATCTGCTATTGGTTTCGAAATGACAAATAAGATGATGAGAagtttttaattccaaattgtCTAGAATCGTATCTAAATGCTTGTAcactagaaaagaaaacaaatttaactaaataaacaaataaaataaaagtttgtttaGAGCACAACAATAAAGACTATTCTGATCAACAATAACACAAATAACGATATTTAATGGATAGAAGATAATCGATCAACTACAATATTATAAGAAAAGATAatccacacacaaacacaccagGAGTTCTAGACAAAACCTCATTTCTAAAATCAAATggtttaaatgaaaaaaataattgtaattaaGTTTCTTATATTGGGatccaaataaaaacaacagGAGCCTAATTCAACTATTAGAGGCCCAATTCTAGGGCAAACTCAACACAAAATCCGAAAACCAAATGGCAAATTTCCAAAGCTTCAtacaactgaaaaaaaaataataataataaaaagtaaaaaattcattgacTCCATTTTCAGATTTCAAACAGGTTAATGTcgtgaagaaaaacaaaatcacgtgcctttttttttcaaaacggTCCATATATTCTACTTTCCATTTGATTACACAACAACACTGAAGTGGGGATGCATATATTCAATTGTATTCTCCTAtcgaaaatattgtagcaaataCTATAGATAGAACAACAAAAGTGCTAATTTTACCCTTTGGCATAACTGAACAAAAATGATGAACACACAATCAATTGCAAACTAGTCccataagaaagagaaaaaggtgacaaaaaaaaaaaatcaaagagaaaaaaaagtttctcaaCTGTGCAGATTCATCAAAGTTGCCACTTTCACTGGGATTCCTCTTTCCTCACTCACAATCAGAGTCACCTTGCCCTTGTATGCATAAATTCCCAATCCAGTTTTCAATTAGATTAGGGTGCTCTGTCCACTTTGGGTGTGGTGGTTCATCATGACGGCTTTCCTTGATTTTGGTATCTTTCTCTGAATCGCCTAAATCATCATCCTCATAATAAGGAGAGATAGTGCAGCCGCTAGACCCAGGCTTAGTTTGTTTGAGATCTTCATTGTCTTGCTCGAATATCAAATGGGCTCCGCATTTCGTTGACTCCCAGCCTAGACCGAAGGCTTCAAATGTAACCTCAATTTGGGTGAATTCATTAGCATCCAATACTTCTTTCCAGTAGCTTCCGAAGTCTGTAAAGGGAAAATATTCGATCCAAAGATGATATGATTCAATCTTACCTAATTCCTCCAATGAAGAACGTGACAATCCGAAAAAACCATATCCGTTGACTTTACCGGTACAATTAATCACTAGCCGATGAAGTTGGTGAAGTGGATGATGCTGGCAGAATATAAAAACAACGCACACAACGATTCCCATAAATTTGCTACTTAATAATAAATGTGAAGGCACTTGCAGATTCACTGAAGCCCCCACATTTTGGTACCTAAACCAATTCGGAATTTCACTTCCAGGAATTGTGAGACCTCTAAAACTAATCCCATCATGATTTTGACGACGGGGTTGACAGCATCCCTGAAACAAACAAACCATGATGTTTAGAACTTGACTCACAtgtaagagaaagagagagagagagagagagagagagagagacagaccTCAAAGATATAATGTCTTAGACTTGTTGACAACGGGTCACCTTTGCCTTGATTATAAATCAATTTGAGCCCAAAATGATATTCTGGACTTAATGATAATGTGTCCAGTGAGGTACACCTTGCTGCATCAATATAAACCATATTTATTAATGGAAGCTTGGGCAACATTTGAAGTTGAGTgcaaccacccaaaaaaaggCTTTCCAAATTAGATAGTTGAATGATACTTTCAGGAAGGCAAACAAAATTGTTTCCTTTTAGATTTAATTCTTCTAAAGATGACAACGACCCAAGAGCATTAGGAATCGTTTGAatattgcaataacttaaatcCAGTTCCCTCAAAGACCATAAGCCTTGTAAAGAACACTCTAACATGTCCATGGGATCAGGACTTCTTTTTCGTTGCATTAAAGGAAAACTCAGGAGCTTATTGAATGATTTAGATGATAGCCCCACACATCCACAGAGAGATAGTactttgagattttttaattgaacAACAGATAAAGGAAGCCCTGTTATAGCAGTTCCACTCAGGTCTAGCTTCTCTAGGCCTTCGATATTACCCAAATTCTCTGGTAGTGTATCAAGTTTTGAGCAGCCAGATAAAGTGAGAATTTTTAGAGACTTCGAACAACAACAGCCAATTGAAAGACTTAAAAGGTTTTTGCATTCTCTTAGATCCAATTCTATAAGGCCAGTTAAATGCTCCATTGATAATGATAGATCTTTTATAGCTGTCTTACTCAAATAAAGTTTCGACAAACGTGACATATTTCCTACAATTTTTGGAAACTTCTTCAGTCTTGAACAACCAACAAGATCGAAAATTTCAAGCGCTTCCAAGCTGATCTTGTGAGGAAGGATTTGAAGACATTTGCAACCATTCAGATCTAATCGAATAAGCTGTTTGAGATCTCCAAGAGATGTGTGAATCTTATATAGTCTTGTACAATGTCGAAGAATCAATTGCTTAAGTTTTGGCGCTCCACTAAGGTCCGGTATCTCAATCAAGTTTTGAGAGCCACTTAGGTCAATGATTCTTAACTCGCCTAAATTCtgttataaaccaaaaaaaaaatatttattagatAAAGTCAAGCCTTGATGAAAACGAATAAAATGCACATTTTCATAACTAAAAATCTTACCATGTTTCCATTCCATAGTTGTTCGATACCACTACTATGCATTCTCAATTCAACAAGTTTGTTTAGTTGGAAATTGGTTGgtaaacattttaaatgatatcCATGCCATTCGAGAAGACGTAACTCATTAGAAAGATAACTGAGGCCTTGTGGAAGTTGCACCTTACCTCTAATGAGGTCTTTTGGAAGTTGCATAGTACCATTTATGAAGTCTTCTGGAAGTTTCTCACTACTAATTTTAAGTAATCtcaaatttttcatcattgAGAAGGCCTCAGCACTCAGGTGTTCCACTTTTTGAATTGGTATGTTTACCATTATGCCTTTAACCATCTCTGTTCCCTAATAAGAAAAAACAACGAAATTAGAATAATTGgtaaattgttagaaaattttataacaatatatatactttttaaagTTCAGGTTTGTACTAGTCAACTTACAGTATTTTCCTTCAATACATGAATGACATCATCATAAATCCACAACCTACTACGTCTACCAGGCTCTGTAGGAGATTCACGACGAACGATTTCTTGACCCATATCTTGCAGCAAATCATGCATACACAAAATTCCGTCGTCATCAATGGTTATGAGAGATTTGTCCTTAAGAACACCAATATTGTAGTCTGGACAATAACCCAAACTTTCCAGTATATCACTTATGTAAccctttttttctcctttgaaaaaacatgcaatatctaAAAACAATCCTTTCTGTGTATTTGTAAGATCATTAAAACTTATTTGAAGTATAGGCATAATTTTTTCACCAACTACTGCTTTTAGATCATTTAGGGCGCTTTTCCATTCATCCATTGTTTTACCAAACAACAAAGGACCTAAAACTTTAAGAGCTAAAGGAAGGCCTTTTGCGTAATTCACAAAATCCATAGACAAATCCATATAACTTTCTTCAGGATGGGTTTTCTTAAAAGCACCCCAACTAAAAAGCTCCAAAGCTTCATCATTTTTCAACCCCtcaattgtatatatataatccactccatttcttttcaaaaaatgacTATCTCTACTTGTTAGAATAATTCTACTCCCTGCACCAAACCAATCACATTTCCCTGCTAATGCTTCTAATTGTTGTTCTTCATCCACGTCATCAAGAACAATAAAAACCTTTTTGTTACGTAATCTATGCCTTATAACATCAATTTCCTTTATTTCCCTTTCCATGAGAGTCTCAAAAAGaagttgtttttgtaaagaaactagaccttgatttttagttttttctctaACATTTGCAATAAAGCTACTAGCTTCAAAGTTACTTGAAATTCTTCTATAAATTTCTTGTGCAAGAGTTGTTTTGCCCATTCCCCCCATCCCGCATATCCCAACAAAGCGAACATCACCCAACCCTTCACCTAAGTATGAACCCAACATTTTTACCACATGTGAGTCTATTCCAACAAGGGCCTCATAAATACCTGAGAATTTATGATCTAACTCAGTGCATATCCTTCCAATGATTTCTTGGATAACTTCTGATTCATACCTgcaaagaaaattgcaaaacaataattttgatgAGGCAAAGCTAGCCACATTTAAAGATAAAACATTCAGCATATAATCATAATCTTAGCTTCGTTCAGCCACATTGAGAATGCCTAATTATATTTAGTCctctttgttttacatttctTGGAATGCTATTTTCAGGCGcccttttttcataaaaataaaaaaataaaacaattgaaGTACTAATTGTATAATTCTACTTTTCGCCTAACCACTTGCTTTGGACATTTTTActagcttatttttttttcttcatataaaaaaaatgacttgtTAACTGTATAATTCTACTTTTCGCCTAACCATTTGCTTTTGATATTTTAACTTGCTTATCAAGACAATTCTGCCAAAAACATAAAGTAGCAATTCGAATGAAAACATTACGGGTGGGTGGTTATAGCTTTAAATAAGTCACATGTAGAATGAGGATTACCAAGTTCGTGACTTTTTGCTCATATTGGGTAATTTAGGGACTACCATGCCAAACTATGCAAATCCAAAGTCCAATTTGTGATTATAATGTCCAAAGTTTGTAATATACATGGGACAAAGAAATTCATTGCAAGATGTATTATGGGGGAAATTTTAGAGATATTAGGGGCCAAATTTGTTGTAAGGCCCAAGTCTGTGTAATTATGTACTTGCATGACACTGATTTAGTACTACTAGGATTAGAATAGGGTTAGTTTaggttattttaaaaatagttgaATACTGacgaagtaaaagaaaaaaagacaaaggaaag contains the following coding sequences:
- the LOC115958867 gene encoding TMV resistance protein N-like isoform X3, producing the protein MEKTGLVVLPIFHYVDPSDVRNHRGTFAEAFDRHEESFKDSMGNVETWKAALTKVANLSGWDLKDKYESEVIQEIIGRICTELDHKFSGIYEALVGIDSHVVKMLGSYLGEGLGDVRFVGICGMGGMGKTTLAQEIYRRISSNFEASSFIANVREKTKNQGLVSLQKQLLFETLMEREIKEIDVIRHRLRNKKVFIVLDDVDEEQQLEALAGKCDWFGAGSRIILTSRDSHFLKRNGVDYIYTIEGLKNDEALELFSWGAFKKTHPEESYMDLSMDFVNYAKGLPLALKVLGPLLFGKTMDEWKSALNDLKAVVGEKIMPILQISFNDLTNTQKGLFLDIACFFKGEKKGYISDILESLGYCPDYNIGVLKDKSLITIDDDGILCMHDLLQDMGQEIVRRESPTEPGRRSRLWIYDDVIHVLKENTGTEMVKGIMVNIPIQKVEHLSAEAFSMMKNLRLLKISSEKLPEDFINGTMQLPKDLIRGKVQLPQGLSYLSNELRLLEWHGYHLKCLPTNFQLNKLVELRMHSSGIEQLWNGNMNLGELRIIDLSGSQNLIEIPDLSGAPKLKQLILRHCTRLYKIHTSLGDLKQLIRLDLNGCKCLQILPHKISLEALEIFDLVGCSRLKKFPKIVGNMSRLSKLYLSKTAIKDLSLSMEHLTGLIELDLRECKNLLSLSIGCCCSKSLKILTLSGCSKLDTLPENLGNIEGLEKLDLSGTAITGLPLSVVQLKNLKVLSLCGCVGLSSKSFNKLLSFPLMQRKRSPDPMDMLECSLQGLWSLRELDLSYCNIQTIPNALGSLSSLEELNLKGNNFVCLPESIIQLSNLESLFLGGCTQLQMLPKLPLINMVYIDAARCTSLDTLSLSPEYHFGLKLIYNQGKGDPLSTSLRHYIFEGCCQPRRQNHDGISFRGLTIPGSEIPNWFRYQNVGASVNLQVPSHLLLSSKFMGIVVCVVFIFCQHHPLHQLHRLVINCTGKVNGYGFFGLSRSSLEELGKIESYHLWIEYFPFTDFGSYWKEVLDANEFTQIEVTFEAFGLGWESTKCGAHLIFEQDNEDLKQTKPGSSGCTISPYYEDDDLGDSEKDTKIKESRHDEPPHPKWTEHPNLIENWIGNLCIQGQGDSDCE
- the LOC115958867 gene encoding TMV resistance protein N-like isoform X2; protein product: MALLPPSSSSSSSSSKGGKYDVFLSFRGEDTRKKFTDHLYRALEQKGISTFKDDEKLKQGTPIAPELLKAIEESRFAVIILSGEYASSKWCLIELTKIIECMEKTGLVVLPIFHYVDPSDVRNHRGTFAEAFDRHEESFKDSMGNVETWKAALTKVANLSGWDLKDKYESEVIQEIIGRICTELDHKFSGIYEALVGIDSHVVKMLGSYLGEGLGDVRFVGICGMGGMGKTTLAQEIYRRISSNFEASSFIANVREKTKNQGLVSLQKQLLFETLMEREIKEIDVIRHRLRNKKVFIVLDDVDEEQQLEALAGKCDWFGAGSRIILTSRDSHFLKRNGVDYIYTIEGLKNDEALELFSWGAFKKTHPEESYMDLSMDFVNYAKGLPLALKVLGPLLFGKTMDEWKSALNDLKAVVGEKIMPILQISFNDLTNTQKGLFLDIACFFKGEKKGYISDILESLGYCPDYNIGVLKDKSLITIDDDGILCMHDLLQDMGQEIVRRESPTEPGRRSRLWIYDDVIHVLKENTGTEMVKGIMVNIPIQKVEHLSAEAFSMMKNLRLLKISSEKLPEDFINGTMQLPKDLIRGKVQLPQGLSYLSNELRLLEWHGYHLKCLPTNFQLNKLVELRMHSSGIEQLWNGNMNLGELRIIDLSGSQNLIEIPDLSGAPKLKQLILRHCTRLYKIHTSLGDLKQLIRLDLNGCKCLQILPHKISLEALEIFDLVGCSRLKKFPKIVGNMSRLSKLYLSKTAIKDLSLSMEHLTGLIELDLRECKNLLSLSIGCCCSKSLKILTLSGCSKLDTLPENLGNIEGLEKLDLSGTAITGLPLSVVQLKNLKVLSLCGCVGLSSKSFNKLLSFPLMQRKRSPDPMDMLECSLQGLWSLRELDLSYCNIQTIPNALGSLSSLEELNLKGNNFVCLPESIIQLSNLESLFLGGCTQLQMLPKLPLINMVYIDAARCTSLDTLSLSPEYHFGLKLIYNQGKGDPLSTSLRHYIFEGCCQPRRQNHDGISFRGLTIPGSEIPNWFRYQNVGASVNLQVPSHLLLSSKFMGIVVCVVFIFCQHHPLHQLHRLVINCTDFGSYWKEVLDANEFTQIEVTFEAFGLGWESTKCGAHLIFEQDNEDLKQTKPGSSGCTISPYYEDDDLGDSEKDTKIKESRHDEPPHPKWTEHPNLIENWIGNLCIQGQGDSDCE
- the LOC115958867 gene encoding TMV resistance protein N-like isoform X1 codes for the protein MALLPPSSSSSSSSSKGGKYDVFLSFRGEDTRKKFTDHLYRALEQKGISTFKDDEKLKQGTPIAPELLKAIEESRFAVIILSGEYASSKWCLIELTKIIECMEKTGLVVLPIFHYVDPSDVRNHRGTFAEAFDRHEESFKDSMGNVETWKAALTKVANLSGWDLKDKYESEVIQEIIGRICTELDHKFSGIYEALVGIDSHVVKMLGSYLGEGLGDVRFVGICGMGGMGKTTLAQEIYRRISSNFEASSFIANVREKTKNQGLVSLQKQLLFETLMEREIKEIDVIRHRLRNKKVFIVLDDVDEEQQLEALAGKCDWFGAGSRIILTSRDSHFLKRNGVDYIYTIEGLKNDEALELFSWGAFKKTHPEESYMDLSMDFVNYAKGLPLALKVLGPLLFGKTMDEWKSALNDLKAVVGEKIMPILQISFNDLTNTQKGLFLDIACFFKGEKKGYISDILESLGYCPDYNIGVLKDKSLITIDDDGILCMHDLLQDMGQEIVRRESPTEPGRRSRLWIYDDVIHVLKENTGTEMVKGIMVNIPIQKVEHLSAEAFSMMKNLRLLKISSEKLPEDFINGTMQLPKDLIRGKVQLPQGLSYLSNELRLLEWHGYHLKCLPTNFQLNKLVELRMHSSGIEQLWNGNMNLGELRIIDLSGSQNLIEIPDLSGAPKLKQLILRHCTRLYKIHTSLGDLKQLIRLDLNGCKCLQILPHKISLEALEIFDLVGCSRLKKFPKIVGNMSRLSKLYLSKTAIKDLSLSMEHLTGLIELDLRECKNLLSLSIGCCCSKSLKILTLSGCSKLDTLPENLGNIEGLEKLDLSGTAITGLPLSVVQLKNLKVLSLCGCVGLSSKSFNKLLSFPLMQRKRSPDPMDMLECSLQGLWSLRELDLSYCNIQTIPNALGSLSSLEELNLKGNNFVCLPESIIQLSNLESLFLGGCTQLQMLPKLPLINMVYIDAARCTSLDTLSLSPEYHFGLKLIYNQGKGDPLSTSLRHYIFEGCCQPRRQNHDGISFRGLTIPGSEIPNWFRYQNVGASVNLQVPSHLLLSSKFMGIVVCVVFIFCQHHPLHQLHRLVINCTGKVNGYGFFGLSRSSLEELGKIESYHLWIEYFPFTDFGSYWKEVLDANEFTQIEVTFEAFGLGWESTKCGAHLIFEQDNEDLKQTKPGSSGCTISPYYEDDDLGDSEKDTKIKESRHDEPPHPKWTEHPNLIENWIGNLCIQGQGDSDCE